The Pseudosulfitobacter pseudonitzschiae genome includes a region encoding these proteins:
- a CDS encoding CDP-alcohol phosphatidyltransferase family protein — MTRQMKALSVHLLTATGAVFAMLAMLAAVDAKWDLMFLWLVVAFAVDGIDGPLARKYDVKSNAPEFDGVLLDLIIDYLTYVFIPAFALFKSGLMDGWTGWVAIILITFASALYFADTRMKTKDNSFAGFPGCWNMLVLVIFAIEPNFWVSLALVTILAVAMFLPLKFIHPVRTVRWRKLSLPVALAWTVFAGWAAWVNFHPDTWAVYGLALTSVYLTFAGIAQQALYGPDG, encoded by the coding sequence ATGACTCGCCAGATGAAAGCCCTCTCCGTCCATTTGTTGACCGCTACGGGCGCGGTCTTTGCCATGCTGGCCATGCTGGCTGCGGTCGACGCCAAATGGGATCTGATGTTTTTGTGGCTGGTGGTGGCCTTTGCCGTGGACGGCATCGACGGCCCGCTGGCGCGCAAGTATGATGTGAAATCCAACGCCCCCGAATTTGACGGCGTGCTGCTGGATCTGATCATCGACTATCTGACCTATGTGTTCATTCCCGCCTTTGCCCTGTTCAAATCGGGGCTGATGGACGGCTGGACCGGCTGGGTGGCGATCATCCTGATCACTTTTGCCTCGGCGCTGTATTTTGCGGACACGCGGATGAAGACCAAAGACAACTCTTTCGCGGGGTTTCCGGGGTGCTGGAACATGCTGGTTCTAGTGATTTTTGCGATCGAGCCGAACTTTTGGGTATCGCTGGCGCTGGTCACCATTCTGGCGGTGGCGATGTTCCTGCCGCTGAAATTCATCCACCCCGTGCGCACCGTACGCTGGCGCAAGCTTAGCCTGCCGGTGGCGCTGGCGTGGACGGTGTTTGCGGGCTGGGCCGCTTGGGTGAACTTTCATCCCGACACCTGGGCTGTATACGGGCTGGCGCTCACATCCGTCTACCTGACGTTTGCAGGCATCGCACAACAAGCGTTGTACGGCCCTGACGGCTGA